The following coding sequences are from one Dermacentor silvarum isolate Dsil-2018 chromosome 4, BIME_Dsil_1.4, whole genome shotgun sequence window:
- the LOC125944701 gene encoding mitochondrial import inner membrane translocase subunit TIM16-like: protein MAKYLAQVIVVGAQVVARAFARALQQEYAASQAAARNASAGRGDTTQRAAASVKLGMSVQEAMQILNVDKVDPELVEKNFKHLFEVNDKSKGGSFYIQSKVYRAKERLDEEIKLQQEQERKKKQRQQAENT from the exons ATG GCAAAATATTTGGCACAAGTCATTGTTGTCGGGGCCCAGGTCGTCGCAAGAGCGTTTGCTCGTGCCTTGCAGCAGGAATACGCCG CAAGCCAAGCTGCGGCGAGAAATGCTAGCGCTGGGAGAGGCGACACTACCCAGAGGGCGGCCGCTAGTGTCAAGCTGGGCATGAGCGTACAG GAGGCAATGCAGATTTTGAATGTCGACAAAGTTGACCCCGAGCTGGTGGAGAAGAACTTCAAACATTTGTTTGAAGTAAATGACAAGTCCAAAGGTGGCTCGTTTTACATTCAATCAAAA GTGTACAGAGCAAAAGAACGCCTTGATGAAGAGATTAAGCTTCAGCAGgaacaagaaaggaaaaagaagcaGCGACAGCAAGCTGAAAACACATGA
- the LOC119450053 gene encoding UPF0449 protein C19orf25 homolog: protein MFRRKPPLPTRPTPPTFEAIQEDLNNASEDIVFTLLPDGSNLDAATDGAVASTDESDGPMTADAAFLKVKHFMEMSDKIAGLAEVLQKKTEHLKSVRDDLHNEIERVKNSLQNVKP, encoded by the coding sequence ATGTTTCGCCGAAAGCCACCGCTTCCGACGAGACCCACTCCTCCGACATTCGAAGCGATACAGGAGGACTTAAACAACGCTTCCGAAGACATTGTGTTTACACTTCTGCCAGACGGCAGCAACCTCGATGCGGCCACCGATGGTGCTGTGGCCTCTACGGACGAAAGCGACGGACCTATGACGGCCGACGCTGCTTTTCTGAAAGTGAAACATTTTATGGAAATGAGCGACAAGATCGCTGGCCTTGCCGAAGTCCTGCAGAAGAAAACCGAGCACCTCAAGTCGGTGAGGGACGATTTGCACAACGAGATTGAAAGGGTAAAAAACTCTCTACAAAATGTAAAACCTTAG